A stretch of Paenibacillus mucilaginosus 3016 DNA encodes these proteins:
- a CDS encoding TetR/AcrR family transcriptional regulator, which yields MNKKQQQTEQTKKKIADAARVLFAQKGYKATAIEDIVKAAGCSAGNIYYHFKNKEGLFLHLLEDWNKEWDQSWLARENQYPTTVEKLYGMAEFLALDQLSHPLTKAADEFFNNAEKAPEVEERINDMVKGYIDFNQQLLQKGIDNNEFDVKNVSGLAIILDSLLLGLNQHSRRMEREEALAAYRLAVDVFLHGIVKPTR from the coding sequence GTGAATAAAAAGCAGCAGCAAACCGAGCAGACAAAGAAGAAGATCGCCGATGCCGCCAGAGTCTTATTTGCTCAAAAAGGCTATAAAGCAACTGCCATTGAAGACATTGTGAAAGCTGCCGGATGCAGTGCCGGTAACATCTATTATCATTTTAAGAACAAGGAAGGGCTTTTTTTACACTTGCTTGAGGATTGGAACAAGGAATGGGATCAGTCATGGCTGGCCCGGGAAAATCAGTACCCAACTACAGTCGAAAAATTGTATGGCATGGCCGAATTTTTGGCGCTCGATCAACTGAGTCATCCGCTGACCAAGGCTGCCGATGAGTTTTTCAACAATGCTGAGAAAGCTCCGGAGGTGGAGGAGCGAATCAACGACATGGTCAAAGGGTACATTGACTTTAATCAGCAGTTACTGCAGAAGGGGATCGATAACAATGAATTCGATGTCAAGAATGTTTCCGGTCTCGCCATTATTCTGGACAGTCTGCTGCTTGGATTAAATCAGCACAGCCGGAGGATGGAACGGGAAGAAGCGCTGGCGGCCTATCGGTTGGCTGTGGATGTATTTTTGCATGGCATTGTCAAGCCGACCC